CGGCTGAACCTGAAGCAGATGCTGATGGAGCCGGAATTCCTCAAGGCGATCGAGGCCGACGTCAACCTCGTCGCCGACCTGATCTCGCTGCGTTCGGTGATGCCGGCCAAGACCAAGGACATCGCCCGCACCATTATCGCCGACATCGTTGCCAAGCTGATGCAGCGGCTGGAGCAGAAGACCGCCGAGGCGATCCGTGGCGCGCTCGACAAGTCGCGACGCACCAACCGGCCGCGCCAACGCGACATCGACTGGCCGCGCACCATCTCGGCCAATCTTCGCCACTACCAGCCTGAGCACAAAACCGTCGTGCCGGAAAAACTGGTCGGCTTCATGCGCAAGCAACGCCGGCTGGTCGATCTCGACGAAGTGGTGCTGTGCGTCGACCAGTCCGGCTCGATGGCGAGCTCGGTGATCTACGCCTCGATTTTCGCCGCGGTGATGGCGTCGCTGCCGGTCGTGCGCACCAAGCTGGTCTGTTTCGACACGGCCATCGTCGACCTGACCGAAGAGCTCAGCGACCCGGTCGAGGTGCTGTTTGGCGTGCAGCTCGGCGGCGGCACCGACATCAACCAGGCGGTCGCCTATTGCGCCGACCGCATCGAGCGGCCGACCAAATCCCACTTCGTGCTGATCACCGACCTCTATGAGGGCGGCAACGGCCAGGACTTGCTGCGGCGGCTTGCGGCGCTGGTCCGGTCCGGCGTCAATGTCATCGTGCTGTTGGCGCTGACCGATCAGGGCCGGCCGGGCTATGATCAGGCGATGTCGGCTTCGGTCGCGGCACTTGGCATACCGGTCTTCGCCTGCACGCCGGACCTGTTTCCCGACATGATGGCGGCGGCGTTGCGGCGCGAGGATATCGGCGCCTGGGCAGCCGGCGCCGACATAAAGCTGATCCGCGCCGAGACGGAGCCGAGCAGTCAGGCCTGACTATTCGAACGAATAGGCAAACCCGTCAGTGGAAGCGCTGACGGTCACCTTG
This region of Mesorhizobium sp. C432A genomic DNA includes:
- a CDS encoding VWA domain-containing protein; its protein translation is MDDEAEVPEPGPASSDSGRERRWRLAIGADDEASSALSSDDKKLSSALDALYGDGANADADPRKRRGGLGRSAPRVAQWMGDIRSFFPAQVVQIVQKDAFERLNLKQMLMEPEFLKAIEADVNLVADLISLRSVMPAKTKDIARTIIADIVAKLMQRLEQKTAEAIRGALDKSRRTNRPRQRDIDWPRTISANLRHYQPEHKTVVPEKLVGFMRKQRRLVDLDEVVLCVDQSGSMASSVIYASIFAAVMASLPVVRTKLVCFDTAIVDLTEELSDPVEVLFGVQLGGGTDINQAVAYCADRIERPTKSHFVLITDLYEGGNGQDLLRRLAALVRSGVNVIVLLALTDQGRPGYDQAMSASVAALGIPVFACTPDLFPDMMAAALRREDIGAWAAGADIKLIRAETEPSSQA